The following proteins come from a genomic window of Nicotiana tomentosiformis chromosome 12, ASM39032v3, whole genome shotgun sequence:
- the LOC138903494 gene encoding uncharacterized protein produces the protein METKEPTGSEDRDIKRKKERGAGKQPEKSSKDRCENAVKNVVKKKNTLKNERNTMHDALVDTKTIAHKSASDTHDSEVVETLSEGSGGNVIAEEKRKKRKKEKRNKEDGQVDIASGVNQGDVSTIEEIENSKIDDANIRKRKKTKGHNCKDLTHGKSEKREFSGDVQVFPPSGDPSDEKHGINQEKLLCGKWFTKEEDEIVKDAVYRYIEVHNLGGDGLQKVLDSKFIPELKGCWKKIGKAIPYRPYIAVYKRAQRLFRMGKKGKWTEEKYEMVRKFHGEHGPKWKILADELGKDRVHVGNAWHRIKLDNLKKGNWAQEEIQNLFDLVNANLQLKLFEEKKSKHGMLRDNICWSEISDKLSTRIALNCCNKWYRQLTSPMVAAGEWADTDDYRLIDALFELDPSCIEDVDWDNLLDHRDGELCRKRWKQMVRQISQHENKSFAAQVEVLAKRYRPDLVGAREAWDRKPVGP, from the coding sequence ATGGAAACTAAAGAACCCACAGGAAGTGAAGATCGTGATAtcaagagaaagaaagaaagaggtgCTGGAAAACAGCCTGAGAAGTCCAGTAAAGACAGGTGTGAGAATGCTGTTAAAAAtgttgtgaagaagaaaaatacattGAAGAATGAGCGGAATACAATGCATGATGCACTTGTAGACACCAAAACAATTGCTCATAAAAGTGCAAGTGATACACATGACAGTGAGGTGGTTGAGACACTCAGCGAGGGCTCTGGTGGAAATGTTATAGCCGAGGAGAAgaggaagaaaaggaaaaaggaaaagagGAACAAAGAGGATGGACAGGTAGATATTGCGTCTGGAGTCAATCAAGGTGATGTTTCAACCATAGAAGAGATAGAAAATAGCAAAATAGATGATGCTAACATCAGAAAGaggaaaaagacaaaaggacacaATTGTAAAGATCTTACACATGGAAAGAGTGAAAAAAGAGAATTTTCAGGTGATGTTCAGGTTTTTCCTCCATCCGGTGATCCAAGTGATGAGAAGCATGGAATTAACCAAGAAAAATTACTGTGCGGCAAATGGTTCacaaaagaagaagatgaaattgTCAAAGACGCTGTTTATAGATACATCGAGGTACATAACTTGGGTGGAGACGGGTTGCAAAAAGTGTTGGACTCTAAATTTATTCCTGAATTAAAGGGCTGCTGGAAAAAGATAGGGAAGGCTATACCATACAGGCCTTATATAGCAGTTTATAAACGTGCACAACGTTTGTTTAGAATGGGTAAGAAGGGTAAATGGACTGAAGAAAAGTATGAGATGGTACGAAAGTTCCATGGAGAACATGGGCCCAAGTGGAAGATCTTGGCTGATGAACTTGGGAAAGATAGGGTACATGTGGGAAATGCATGGCATAGGATAAAACTGGACAATCTCAAAAAAGGAAATTGGGCTCAGGAGGAGATCCAAAATTTGTTTGATTTGGTGAACGCTAATCTGCAACTGAAGCTTTTTGAAGAGAAGAAATCTAAGCATGGGATGTTACGGGATAATATTTGCTGGAGTGAAATTAGTGACAAATTGTCCACCAGGATTGCTCTAAATTGCTGCAACAAATGGTACAGACAATTAACATCACCGATGGTGGCTGCAGGTGAATGGGCAGATACTGATGACTATCGCCTAATTGATGCCCTTTTTGAACTGGATCCGAGCTGCATAGAGGACGTGGATTGGGACAATCTTCTTGACCACAGGGATGGAGAGTTATGTCGAAAAAGATGGAAACAGATGGTTCGTCAAATAAGTCAACATGAAAACAAGTCATTTGCTGCACAAGTAGAAGTGTTAGCTAAGAGATATCGTCCTGATTTGGTTGGAGCAAGAGAGGCCTGGGATAGAAAACCAGTTGGCCCATGA